One Diadema setosum chromosome 8, eeDiaSeto1, whole genome shotgun sequence genomic window carries:
- the LOC140231870 gene encoding transmembrane protein 11-B, mitochondrial-like, which produces MAETERDLQPVDCAIIHEIYDNGSAQERFEYELDQALEAKRSIIIIEPSRLGDETARWIMVGNCLHKTSVLSGMACLVAPAMLPSSTVNFVMVPTGAVSLVCALLYGVSWQFDPCCKYQVEYDTRNLSRLPLHSLTTATPVVLVRKDDKYRKALHNLVAGLAAALLVYKVYHWSTC; this is translated from the exons ATGGCGGAGACCGAGAG GGACTTGCAGCCAGTTGACTGCGCCATCATCCATGAGATATACGACAATGGGAGTGCCCAGGAACGCTTTGAATATGAGCTTGACCAGGCCTTAGAGGCCAAGCggagcatcatcatcattgagcCCTCGCGACTTGGGGACGAGACGGCGCGCTGGATCATGGTGGGCAACTGCCTGCACAAGACGTCCGTCCTGTCCGGCATGGCATGCCTGGTGGCGCCCGCCATGCTGCCCAGCTCCACAGTGAACTTTGTCATGGTGCCCACGGGGGCTGTCAGCTTGGTGTGTGCCCTCCTATATGGTGTGTCGTGGCAGTTTGATCCCTGCTGTAAGTACCAGGTGGAGTACGACACGAGGAACCTGTCGCGCCTCCCGCTCCACTCTCTGACCACAGCCACTCCAGTAGTGCTAGTGCGCAAGGACGATAAGTATAGGAAAGCACTCCACAACCTGGTTGCAGGTCTCGCAGCCGCCCTACTGGTCTACAAAGTGTACCATTGGAGCACATGTTAG